One part of the Tunicatimonas pelagia genome encodes these proteins:
- a CDS encoding YsnF/AvaK domain-containing protein encodes MSQTVVGIFNNLKEAQKASDNLLDNGFARNQVDISEDYGSNYSTYNDTDRKSHDDGISGFFDSLFGSDDKVDNYKTNARNGSTVSVHTQSMDRAEKARNILDEYGAIDMEGDAGYRSTENTNTDGSKSIPVIEEEFQVGKRKVETGGVSVRSRIIERPVEESLRLRTEHVHVERNPVDRKATAAELDNFAEGEIEMTEHREEAVVNKEARVTEEINVSKDVDQRKETIREEVRETEVDVDETSAKRTDAKHDSNAKRTI; translated from the coding sequence ATGTCACAGACAGTAGTAGGAATTTTTAACAATTTAAAGGAAGCTCAGAAGGCATCTGATAATTTGCTCGACAACGGGTTTGCGCGCAATCAAGTAGATATCTCAGAAGATTACGGAAGTAATTACAGCACATACAACGATACAGATAGGAAAAGCCACGATGACGGCATCAGTGGTTTCTTCGACTCGCTATTTGGTAGCGATGATAAAGTAGATAATTACAAAACCAATGCTCGCAATGGGTCAACTGTATCAGTGCACACCCAATCAATGGATAGAGCTGAGAAAGCACGTAATATCCTAGATGAATACGGGGCAATTGATATGGAAGGTGATGCCGGGTATCGTTCTACTGAGAACACTAATACCGATGGTAGTAAAAGCATTCCGGTAATTGAAGAAGAGTTTCAAGTAGGAAAGCGTAAAGTAGAAACTGGTGGAGTAAGTGTACGAAGCCGAATTATTGAGCGTCCGGTAGAAGAAAGCCTCCGGTTACGTACTGAACATGTGCATGTAGAACGGAATCCAGTAGACCGAAAAGCGACTGCAGCTGAGTTAGACAATTTTGCGGAAGGCGAAATTGAGATGACCGAGCATCGGGAAGAAGCAGTAGTAAACAAAGAAGCGCGGGTAACTGAAGAGATCAATGTTAGCAAAGATGTTGATCAGCGAAAGGAAACAATTCGTGAGGAAGTACGCGAAACAGAAGTAGATGTTGACGAAACGTCAGCAAAGCGTACTGATGCGAAGCATGACTCTAATGCTAAGCGCACGATTTAA
- a CDS encoding glycosyltransferase family 2 protein: MNSVSVITLVHGRKQHLGNLIIGLHQSDILPQELVIIHMNEESTYPLPATSFPQYRYQVNSTDTKIPLAAARNEGVNQAQHNFLVFLDVDCIPSPTLIGNYLKAKQQFDGLIMGEIRYLPKGALPARWQTSELAQWGVPHPNRPSISSAVEPTERYELFWSLNFAITRQNFEKIGGFDTQYQGYGAEDTDLAFTARQRNIPFALGSATCYHQHHPVYQPPLQHFQDIVVNARRFYEKWQTWPMEGWLQKFTERKLIQWEARGSTIEILREPNSDEIQAAYHEAPAGF, translated from the coding sequence ATGAATTCAGTGAGTGTAATCACTTTGGTGCATGGACGGAAGCAGCATCTTGGAAATCTCATTATTGGTCTTCACCAATCTGATATTCTTCCGCAAGAACTGGTAATTATTCATATGAATGAAGAGAGCACGTACCCACTTCCGGCTACTTCTTTTCCCCAATATCGCTACCAAGTAAATTCAACTGATACTAAAATTCCCCTGGCGGCTGCCCGCAACGAAGGTGTTAACCAAGCTCAGCACAATTTTTTAGTGTTTTTAGATGTAGACTGTATTCCTTCTCCTACGTTAATTGGCAATTACCTGAAAGCAAAACAGCAGTTTGATGGTCTGATAATGGGCGAAATTCGCTATTTACCAAAAGGTGCTCTTCCGGCAAGATGGCAGACGAGCGAACTGGCTCAGTGGGGAGTGCCTCACCCCAACCGCCCTAGCATTTCTAGCGCAGTAGAACCTACTGAGCGATACGAACTATTCTGGTCGCTCAACTTTGCCATTACCCGCCAGAATTTTGAAAAAATTGGTGGGTTCGATACGCAATACCAGGGATATGGAGCCGAAGATACCGATTTGGCTTTTACTGCTCGCCAGAGAAATATTCCGTTTGCGCTTGGCTCAGCTACCTGCTATCATCAGCATCATCCGGTTTATCAGCCTCCGCTTCAACATTTTCAGGATATAGTGGTCAACGCCCGCCGGTTCTACGAAAAATGGCAAACGTGGCCAATGGAGGGCTGGTTACAAAAGTTCACCGAACGGAAATTAATTCAGTGGGAGGCAAGGGGAAGTACGATAGAAATACTTCGCGAACCTAATTCCGATGAAATTCAAGCGGCTTATCACGAAGCCCCTGCGGGCTTTTAG
- a CDS encoding MFS transporter has product MNSQTNSLGSTQVQRGLNLVLREGLATQSMIILTSGAFLIAFALELGATPLQIGIISSIPLYSNVLQILSIELVRRWRSRKRVVVIGTLVGRSAYAGIALLPLLPNGDTRLYLMMVALAVQHGMGAVSNGSWSSWMRDLIPDKQRGRFLSHRLVYTQIISIALSLGVAFLLDRLNVYYPGQDLTIYAALFMIGSLAGIVGSFLLAKTPEPIQKDTPQPLLSLLLLPFQHTNFRQLMAYMASWNFAVNIASPFLTVYLLQTVGLSMTYVIGLTTLSQLGNIAFFRFWGYYADRFSNKTILRVSAPLYLFALLGTVYATLPEVHTFTLVWLVILFLLAGVGTAGTGLASSSIGLALAPRENSVAYLSVLSLINALASGTAPILAGLLASYTQNWNWTLSIPMSDSIITLISLRHWDFLFVLSFLLGLYALYRLRLVREPGGVQGRFLVKVVIANMRQEQKLRQHKPWILTVPISVYAVVAKPQKNKKAKAVS; this is encoded by the coding sequence ATGAATTCTCAAACCAACTCACTCGGCAGTACCCAAGTACAGCGCGGCTTAAACTTAGTGCTACGCGAAGGATTAGCCACTCAAAGTATGATTATTCTAACGAGTGGGGCTTTTCTAATTGCTTTTGCCTTAGAGCTTGGGGCTACTCCACTACAAATTGGGATTATTAGCTCCATTCCACTGTATTCTAATGTACTACAAATACTCTCTATTGAACTGGTGCGTCGCTGGCGTAGTCGTAAGCGGGTGGTGGTAATTGGTACGCTGGTTGGCCGAAGTGCTTACGCAGGTATTGCCCTATTACCGTTACTGCCCAACGGAGATACCCGCTTGTACCTGATGATGGTCGCCCTCGCCGTTCAGCACGGCATGGGAGCGGTTTCTAATGGGAGCTGGAGTTCTTGGATGCGCGACCTGATTCCTGATAAACAACGAGGACGGTTTCTTTCGCATCGGTTGGTGTATACTCAGATTATTTCAATAGCACTGAGTTTGGGAGTAGCATTTCTACTAGATCGCCTAAATGTTTACTACCCCGGACAAGACCTGACTATTTATGCTGCTCTGTTTATGATAGGGTCGCTAGCGGGCATCGTAGGATCATTTTTACTGGCTAAAACTCCCGAACCTATTCAGAAAGATACTCCCCAGCCACTGCTGTCACTGCTACTGCTTCCCTTTCAGCATACTAACTTTCGCCAATTAATGGCTTACATGGCTTCCTGGAATTTTGCCGTCAATATAGCTTCACCGTTTCTTACAGTTTACCTGCTGCAAACTGTAGGCTTATCTATGACCTACGTTATTGGCCTTACCACACTAAGTCAGTTGGGCAATATTGCCTTTTTCCGATTTTGGGGATACTACGCCGATCGGTTTAGCAATAAAACCATTTTGCGGGTAAGCGCCCCTTTGTATTTGTTCGCTTTATTAGGAACAGTGTACGCCACACTGCCCGAAGTTCACACGTTTACGTTGGTATGGTTAGTAATATTATTTCTACTGGCAGGCGTTGGTACGGCAGGTACCGGATTGGCATCCAGCAGCATTGGGCTGGCTCTGGCACCCCGAGAAAATTCAGTAGCTTATCTATCAGTACTTAGTCTCATCAATGCACTAGCTTCGGGCACCGCTCCTATTCTGGCGGGACTTCTAGCTAGTTATACCCAAAATTGGAATTGGACACTTTCTATTCCAATGAGTGATAGTATTATAACCCTGATTAGCTTACGACACTGGGATTTCTTGTTCGTTTTATCATTTTTATTAGGTCTGTACGCACTGTACCGCCTTCGCCTGGTTCGCGAACCCGGTGGAGTGCAGGGTCGCTTTCTGGTAAAAGTAGTGATAGCCAATATGCGACAAGAACAAAAATTACGACAGCACAAACCTTGGATATTAACCGTGCCAATTTCGGTATATGCAGTAGTAGCTAAGCCTCAAAAAAACAAAAAGGCAAAAGCTGTCTCATAA
- a CDS encoding FAD/NAD(P)-binding protein, translating to MKHIAIVGVGPRGLSALENFFTLFSENPSLSKVHFTLFENARLPGSGSIWDTEQPTTNWLNISERALKNLPGRPSLTMGSIQIPSFPSYTEWLPESEQSPPEKAPDRFPPRSKMGNYLQKRYSSIANILIANNLVTLVTTSVKDINVREQQIILEDYNSESYVFDEVLLTIGHQPTELSDQIRKWKEYEENNPNVLLFEKSYPAEDISNTKHVDQNSVVGIRGFGLAMIDTVRALTIGRGGKFTIENDKTLESAFVSGENVPKKIVAFSLDGNPMAPKPLNAQIDERYTPTANEIREFAQKIEKAASDREGTTSDMFLKEAIGTIATRVYCNLDDNSNTAIASAEVFQAVVNWLTDESIDHPLIQSVNNSAYENMQAFTQMALGKEAVSLDYCIGQVWRHCQPTLYEKFAHANLSGEVIASVVSLDERIKRYSYGPPLESTQQLLALLKADILTLDFIQDPEINMKNNGWELSSNGNEITVDTMINSVLDPPRLLDVTSPIILNLLSNSLVEPVHSELGIHTKRNACIEWSEGKNEIPLAVLGRLSKGSVLGVDAILECFSPNERAWAQGAVERLIAEEKLITSQ from the coding sequence ATGAAACATATTGCGATTGTAGGTGTAGGACCAAGGGGACTATCAGCACTTGAAAATTTCTTTACATTATTTTCCGAAAACCCGAGTTTAAGCAAAGTACATTTTACATTATTTGAGAATGCCCGTTTGCCTGGCTCTGGAAGTATTTGGGATACTGAACAGCCTACTACAAATTGGCTTAATATTTCAGAGAGGGCTCTTAAGAATTTGCCAGGAAGGCCAAGTCTGACCATGGGTTCTATTCAAATTCCCTCTTTTCCCTCCTATACTGAGTGGTTACCTGAGTCGGAACAAAGCCCGCCAGAAAAGGCACCTGATAGGTTTCCGCCCAGATCTAAAATGGGTAACTACTTGCAAAAACGTTATTCCTCGATAGCAAATATACTCATCGCGAATAACTTGGTTACTTTAGTAACTACTTCAGTCAAAGACATTAATGTTCGGGAGCAGCAGATTATTTTGGAAGATTACAACAGTGAAAGCTACGTGTTTGATGAAGTACTGCTCACAATCGGTCACCAACCTACTGAACTATCGGATCAAATCCGGAAATGGAAAGAGTATGAAGAAAACAACCCCAACGTACTGTTGTTTGAAAAATCTTATCCCGCTGAAGATATAAGCAATACAAAGCACGTTGATCAAAACAGTGTAGTAGGTATCAGAGGGTTTGGGTTAGCTATGATAGATACCGTTCGAGCTTTGACGATCGGACGAGGAGGAAAATTTACGATTGAAAACGATAAAACGTTAGAGTCAGCTTTTGTTTCTGGTGAAAATGTTCCGAAAAAAATAGTTGCTTTTTCGCTAGATGGAAATCCAATGGCACCAAAGCCCCTTAATGCTCAAATTGATGAGCGATACACCCCTACTGCCAATGAGATTAGGGAGTTTGCTCAAAAAATTGAGAAAGCAGCCAGTGACCGAGAAGGTACTACCTCAGATATGTTTCTGAAGGAAGCAATTGGTACCATCGCTACTCGGGTTTATTGCAACCTGGATGATAATAGTAATACAGCTATTGCTTCGGCCGAAGTCTTTCAAGCTGTTGTCAATTGGCTTACTGACGAATCTATCGATCACCCGCTAATTCAGTCTGTTAATAATTCGGCATACGAGAATATGCAGGCATTTACCCAAATGGCACTGGGTAAGGAAGCTGTATCGTTAGACTACTGTATTGGTCAAGTATGGCGTCACTGTCAACCTACTCTCTACGAGAAGTTTGCTCATGCAAATCTATCTGGTGAAGTTATTGCTTCAGTTGTAAGTTTAGATGAAAGAATAAAGCGATACTCGTACGGCCCGCCTTTAGAAAGTACGCAGCAACTGCTCGCCTTGTTAAAAGCAGATATTCTGACGTTGGATTTTATACAAGATCCAGAAATAAATATGAAAAATAACGGCTGGGAGCTGTCATCAAACGGAAATGAGATTACCGTTGATACGATGATTAATAGCGTCCTGGATCCCCCTCGATTATTAGATGTCACCTCGCCAATTATTCTGAATTTGTTAAGTAATTCTTTAGTTGAGCCTGTTCACTCGGAGTTGGGTATTCATACTAAAAGAAATGCGTGCATAGAATGGTCAGAAGGCAAAAATGAAATTCCACTGGCCGTTCTTGGAAGACTATCTAAAGGTAGTGTGCTTGGAGTAGATGCCATTTTGGAGTGTTTTAGCCCAAATGAGAGAGCCTGGGCTCAGGGTGCAGTTGAAAGGTTGATTGCTGAGGAAAAATTGATAACCAGCCAGTAG
- a CDS encoding YsnF/AvaK domain-containing protein, which produces MLSKEELNTDTIPVIKEQVVIDKRSADTAKVRIAKSVNERNVQLDITEEQDTVMVERVPVGRMVEIEPTARHEGDTLTIPVLREEVVIEKKIILVEEIRVTKKKGETTRKVDVTLKEEDIDITRESLDYTNVGENKLT; this is translated from the coding sequence ATGTTGTCTAAAGAAGAACTTAACACAGATACTATTCCAGTTATAAAGGAGCAGGTAGTCATTGACAAACGCTCGGCAGATACTGCTAAAGTACGTATTGCCAAAAGCGTAAATGAGCGAAATGTTCAACTGGATATTACCGAAGAACAGGACACTGTTATGGTAGAGCGAGTTCCCGTTGGGCGAATGGTAGAAATAGAGCCAACTGCCCGGCATGAGGGTGATACTCTAACTATTCCGGTACTTCGGGAAGAAGTAGTTATCGAGAAGAAAATAATTTTGGTAGAAGAGATTAGGGTAACCAAGAAAAAGGGCGAAACAACTCGTAAAGTAGATGTTACCCTCAAGGAGGAAGATATTGATATAACGAGAGAAAGCTTAGACTACACTAACGTTGGTGAAAACAAACTGACGTGA